A single genomic interval of bacterium harbors:
- a CDS encoding sterol desaturase family protein, producing the protein MATETIPPGEFSSGAARGEPTYGHAIPLGVAVKWFLRMESARWLASAALVAFAVRLFLGPPAWGDLVIPLVILAAWPMQEWLIHVYLLHFKPRVIAGRRIDPLFARKHRAHHRDPKDYYLIGIPRKIIIQGIVLNTVLWNVFAPTPLAFTGLAAYFALATNYEWMHYLVHTTYQPKSKFYRRIWMNHRLHHYRNERYWFGVSMLCGDMVMHTNVKRDDVPLSETCFTLGETDDLGVEGRA; encoded by the coding sequence ATGGCAACCGAAACGATTCCTCCCGGCGAATTTTCATCCGGCGCGGCGCGCGGGGAGCCGACCTATGGCCACGCGATCCCGCTGGGTGTCGCTGTCAAGTGGTTCCTGCGCATGGAAAGCGCCCGATGGCTGGCGAGCGCGGCGCTTGTCGCCTTCGCCGTGCGCCTTTTTCTCGGCCCGCCGGCGTGGGGAGATCTCGTCATCCCGCTTGTCATCCTCGCGGCGTGGCCGATGCAGGAGTGGTTGATCCACGTCTATCTGTTGCACTTCAAGCCGCGCGTCATCGCCGGCCGGCGCATCGACCCGCTGTTCGCGCGCAAGCACCGCGCTCATCACCGCGACCCGAAGGACTATTACCTCATCGGCATTCCGCGAAAGATCATCATCCAGGGCATCGTCCTCAACACCGTGCTGTGGAACGTCTTCGCGCCCACGCCGCTTGCGTTCACCGGTCTTGCGGCGTACTTCGCGCTGGCGACGAATTACGAGTGGATGCACTATCTCGTGCACACGACCTATCAGCCCAAAAGCAAATTCTACCGGCGCATCTGGATGAACCACCGCCTGCATCACTACCGCAACGAGCGCTACTGGTTCGGGGTGTCCATGCTCTGCGGCGACATGGTGATGCACACCAACGTCAAGCGCGACGACGTGCCGCTGTCCGAAACATGCTTCACGCTCGGCGAGACGGATGACCTCGGCGTGGAGGGACGCGCGTGA